The Cygnus olor isolate bCygOlo1 chromosome 18, bCygOlo1.pri.v2, whole genome shotgun sequence genome includes a window with the following:
- the CANT1 gene encoding soluble calcium-activated nucleotidase 1 gives MPVPPCNESMSPLRISVGGLPVLASMTKGADPRFRPRWKAIVLSSACVGFVLLLFCLHRPSPARPVPPNPHNWQLRLRAEDRYNDTYPLSPPQRNPEGVRYRIGVIADLDTQSRGSEEHTWFSYLKKGYLVLSASGDSVTVEWDKEESVLRSHLAEKGRGMELSELVVFNGKLYSVDDRTGVVYQIEGSKVVPWVILSDGDGTVGKGFKAEWLAVKDEHLYVGGLGKEWTTTTGEVVNENPEWVKVIGYKGDVGHESWVANYNALRAAAGIRPPGYLIHESASWSDTLQRWFFLPRRASHERYNEKADERRGTNLLLSSSQDFGDITVGRVGEVVPTHGFSSFKFIPDTDDQIIVALKSEEDNGKIASYIMAFTLDGRFLLPETRIGSVKYEGIEFI, from the exons ATGCCCGTCCCGCCGTGCAATGAGTCTATGAGCCCCCTCCGGATCAGCGTGGGCGGCCTGCCTGTCCTCGCGTCCATGACCAAGGGCGCCGACCCCCGCTTCCGACCGCGCTGGAAGGCCATCGTGCTGTCGTCGGCCTGCGTGGGCTtcgtgctgctgctcttctgcttgcACCGGCCCTCCCCGGCGCGGCCCGTCCCTCCCAATCCTCACAACTGGCAGCTCCGGCTGCGGGCAGAGGACCGCTACAATGACACCTACCCGCTGTCCCCACCCCAGAGAAACCCCGAGGGCGTGCGCTACCGCATCGGGGTCATCGCGGACCTGGACACTCAGTCCCGGGGCTCTGAGGAGCACACCTGGTTCAGTTACCTGAAGAAGGGCTACCTGGTGCTGTCGGCCAGCGGGGACAGCGTGACGGTGGAATGGGACAAAGAGGAGAGCGTGCTGCGGTCCCACCTGGCCGAGAAGGGCAGGGGCATGGAGCTCTCGGAGCTCGTCGTCTTCAACGGGAAGCTGTACTCCGTGGATGACCGGACGGGGGTGGTCTACCAGATCGAGGGCAGCAAGGTGGTGCCCTGGGTGATCCTCTCGGATGGGGACGGCACCGTGGGGAAAG GCTTCAAGGCGGAGTGGCTGGCAGTGAAGGACGAGCACCTGTACGTGGGGGGCCTGGGCAAGGAGTGGACCACGACCACGGGCGAGGTGGTCAACGAGAACCCCGAGTGGGTGAAGGTCATCGGCTACAAGGGCGACGTGGGCCACGAGAGCTGGGTGGCAAACTACAACGCGCTGAGGGCTGCGGCTGGGATCCGACCCCCAG GTTACCTGATCCACGAGTCGGCCTCCTGGAGCGACACGCTGCAGCGCTGGTTCTTCCTGCCGCGCCGCGCCAGCCACGAGCGCTACAACGAGAAGGCAGACGAGCGGCGAGGCACCAacctgctgctcagctccagccaggACTTCGGGGACATCACGGTGGGACGGGTGGGTGAGGTGGTCCCCACCCACGGCTTCTCCTCCTTCAAGTTCATCCCAGACACGGATGACCAGATCATCGTGGCGCTGAAGTCAGAGGAGGACAACGGCAAGATCGCCAGCTACATCATGGCCTTCACGCTGGACGGACGCTTCCTCCTGCCGGAGACCAGGATTGGGAGCGTGAAATACGAGGGCATTGAGTTTATTTAA
- the TIMP2 gene encoding metalloproteinase inhibitor 2: MPAALPGLLAWLAVLLLGRARPADACSCSPIHPQQAFCNADVVIRAKAVSAKEVDSGNDIYGNPIKRIQYEVKQIKMFKGPDKDIEFIYTAPSTAVCGQPLDTGGKKEYLIAGKSEGNGKMHITLCDLVATWDSLSPTQKKSLNQRYQMGCECKISRCLSIPCFVSSSDECLWTDWAMEKIVGGRQAKHYACIKRSDGSCAWYRGMAPPKQEFLDIEDP; encoded by the exons ATGCCCGCCGCGCTGCCCGGCCTGCTGGCCTGGCTGGCGGTGCTGCTGCTCGGCAGGGCCCGCCCGGCCGACGCCTGCAGCTGCTCGCCCATCCACCCGCAGCAGGCCTTCTGCAACGCCGACGTAG TGATCCGAGCAAAGGCCGTCTCTGCGAAGGAGGTGGATTCGGGGAATGACATATACGGGAATCCCATCAAGCGAATCCAGTACGAAGTCAAGCAGATCAAG ATGTTTAAAGGCCCTGACAAGGACATTGAGTTCATTTACACGGCGCCGTCCACAGCGGTGTGCGGCCAGCCGCTGGACACGGGAGGGAAGAAGGAGTACCTCATCGCAG GCAAGTCAGAGGGCAACGGCAAGATGCACATCACGCTGTGCGACTTGGTCGCCACCTGGGACTCGCTGAGCCCGACCCAGAAGAAGAGCCTCAACCAGCGGTACCAGATGGGCTGCGAGTGCAAG ATCTCGCGCTGCCTCTCCATCCCGTGCTTCGTCTCCTCCTCGGACGAGTGTCTCTGGACAGACTGGGCGATGGAGAAGATCGTGGGCGGGCGGCAGGCGAAGCACTACGCTTGCATCAAGAGGAGCGACGGCTCGTGCGCCTGGTACCGCGGCATGGCCCCCCCCAAGCAAGAGTTTCTCGACATCGAGGACCCCTAA
- the ENGASE gene encoding cytosolic endo-beta-N-acetylglucosaminidase yields the protein MAAAAERDGPGRRGKRAGEAAAEAAEEERGGRRRRSFQPAVEHRGTTVLHETVSTRPQPLPARQFDTSTTEPISFFLSGLEELLAWQPDGNDDFNVAAVPLARRQPPLHSRRPRTLVCHDMRGGYLEDRFIQGSATRNPYVFYHWRHIDIFVYFSHHTVTIPPVCWTNAAHRNGVPVLGTFITEWTGGEKLCEAFLAGGAEAYRAVSDQLARIAQHYRFDGWLINIENTLSAVAVENLAPFLRHLTAQVHSAVPGGLVIWYDSVLEDGALRWQNELNEQNRVFFDACDGLFVNYNWKEEHLERTRRLARQRHADVYIGVDVFARGDVVGGGFDSDKSLSLIRKHSLSAAIFAPGWVYEHLGEENFLQNENKFWGLLADYLPTHSICTLPLATSFSLGMGTSRFLTGKEEEAGPWYNLSAQEIQPLYTESEGQLITSCCLQDAWCGGSSLRVQGTIPPGEERVAIRLFSFQMQAPPKLFLNLLYKMEGPHRDEFTVALELTTWHSGTCHDGNVTPLPEPHGRHQPRLLPAPPPGLSKLLAACSRGSHGWTSRCYELELQGCLLRDLSLLVSRHQSSPQETPFTCLLGEVRVLDAASVAASPPQVQSLTASQLWWQEGPDAQQLSLSLTLRWAFPPGRANHFRVLSLGTRCRRGQPQQPQRLGLAHACLFRVVGLAVPRPAAGQSCQLELLVEPVMPNDLPVDPDRWGRLVLVYSEPAGGSS from the exons atggcggcggcggcggagcgggacGGGCCCGGGCGGCGCGGGAAGAGggccggggaggcggcggccgaGGCGGCCGAGGAGGAgcggggcggccggcggcggcggag CTTCCAGCCGGCGGTGGAGCACCGAGGGACCACGGTCCTGCACGAAACCGTCAGCAcccgcccgcagcccctgcCAG CGAGGCAGTTCGACACCAGCACGACGGAACCCATCAGCTTCTTCTTGTCCggcctggaggagctgctggcctgGCAGCCCGACGGCAACGACGACTTCAACGTCGCCGCTGTGCCGCTGGCCCGGCGCCAGCCCCCGCTCCACAGCAGGAGGCCCCGGACGCTGGTGTGCCACGACATGCGGGGCGGCTACCTGGAGGACCG gtTCATCCAGGGCTCAGCCACACGCAACCCCTACGTCTTCTACCACTGGCGGCACATCGACATCTTCGTCTACTTCAGCCACCACACCGTTACCATCCCGCCCGTGTGCTGGACCAATGCAGCTCACAGGAATGGTGTCCCCGTGCTGG GTACCTTCATCACGGAGTGGACGGGTGGGGAGAAGCTGTGCGAGGCATTCCTGGCTGGTGGGGCAGAAGCGTACCGCGCCGTGAGTGACCAGCTGGCCCGCATCGCCCAGCACTACCGCTTTGATGGGTGGCTGATCAACATTGAGAACACGCTGAGT GCGGTGGCGGTGGAAAATTTGGCCCCCTTCCTGCGGCATTTGACTGCGCAGGTGCACAGCGCCGTGCCCGGCGGGCTGGTGATTTGGTATGACAGCGTCCTGGAGGATGGCGCGCTGAGATGGCAGAACGAGCTGAACGAGCAGAATAG GGTGTTCTTTGACGCCTGTGACGGGCTGTTCGTCAACTACAACTGGAAGGAGGAGCACCTGGAGCGTACGCGCAGGCTGGCCAGGCAGCGCCATGCCGACGTCTACATCGGCGTTGATGTCTTTGCCCGTGGGGATGTGGTCGGTGGTGGCTTTGACTCCGACAAG TCACTGAGCCTGATCCGCAAGCACAGCTTGTCCGCGGCCATCTTCGCCCCTGGCTGGGTCTATGAGCACCTCGGGGAGGAGAACTTCCTGCAGAACGAGAACAA GTTCTGGGGCTTGCTGGCAGACTACCTGCCCACACACAGCATCTGCACGCTGCCCCTTGCCACCTCCTTCAGCCTGGGCATGGGCACCAGCAGGTTCCTCACCGGGAAG gaggaagaggccGGGCCCTGGTACAACCTGAGTGCTCAGGAGATCCAGCCCCTCTACACAGAGAGCGAGGGCCAGCTGAtcaccagctgctgcctgcaggacgCCTGGTGTGGGGGCAGCTCCCTGCGGGTGCAGGGGACCATCCCTCCTGGCGAGGAGCGCGTGGCCATCCG CCTGTTCTCTTTCCAGATGCAGGCGCCCCCCAAGCTCTTCCTGAACCTGCTCTATAAGATGGAGGGGCCGCACCGTGACGAATTCACAGTTGCCCTGGAGCTCACCACCTGGCACTCGGGTACCTGTCACGATGGCAACGTCACCCCCCTGCCCG agccccaTGGCCGGCACCAGCCCCGGCTCCTCCCGGCACCGCCACCCGGCCTCTCCAAGCTGCTCGCTGCCTGCAGCCGCGGCTCCCACGGCTGGACCAGCCG gtgCTACGAGCTGGAGCTGCAAGGCTGCTTGCTGCGCGACCTCTCCCTGCTGGTGTCCCGCCACCAGTCCAGCCCGCAGGAGACGCCCTTTACCTGCCTCCTGGGGGAGGTCCGG GTGCTGGATGCGGCCAGCGTGGCAGCCTCCCCGCCACAGGTGCAGAGCCTGACGGCGTCGCAGCTCTGGTGGCAGGAGGGCCCCGATGCGCAGCAGCTCTCCCTCAGCCTCACCCTCCGCTGGGCCTTCCCGCCGGGGCGGGCGAACCATTTCCGTGTGCTCAGCCTGGGCACGCGGTGCCGCCGGGGTCAGCcgcagcagccccagcgccTGGGGCTGGCACACGCCTGCCTGTTCCGCGTCGTGGGGCTGGCAGTGccccggccggcggcggggcagTCCTGCCAGCTGGAGCTCCTGGTGGAGCCGGTGATGCCCAACGATCTGCCCGTGGACCCGGACCGCTGGGGGCGGCTGGTGCTGGTCTACTCCGAGCCGGCTGGcggcagcagctga
- the C1QTNF1 gene encoding complement C1q tumor necrosis factor-related protein 1, protein MKGLRVLGVLLLSCLPPPSPAGGQTGTSPSPSPSPDWRLMDPEEAPSQHHAARPTREQKAGGTQEGLPPRPRCVRCCEPPDHRFSYPQYQPQINMTILKGEKGDRGERGMQGKYGKMGVAGSRGHTGPKGQKGSVGAPGERCKSHYAAFSVGRKKPLHSNDYYQTLIFDTEFVNLYDHFNMFTGKFYCYVPGIYYFSLNVHTWNQKETYLHIMRNGVEVVILYAQVSDRSIMQSQSVMLELQEQDEVWVRLYKGERENAVFSDEYDTYITFSGHLIKYSGDP, encoded by the exons atgaaGGGGCTCAGGGTGCTCGGtgtcctgctgctctcctgcctgccGCCGCCCTCTCCTGCGGGCGGCCAGACCGGCAccagtcccagtcccagtcccagcCCTGACTGGCGTTTGATGGACCCCGAGGAGGCTCCGTCCCAGCACCACGCTGCCAG GCCCACCCGGGAGCAGAAGGCTGGCGGTACCCAGGAGGGGCtgcccccgcggccccgctgcgTTCGCTGCTGTGAGCCGCCTGACCATCGCTTCTCCTACCCCCAGTACCAGCCCCAGATCAACATGACCATCCTGAAAG gtGAGAAGGGAGACCGAGGCGAGCGAGGCATGCAGGGGAAGTACGGCAAGATGGGGGTTGCCGGCAGCAGGGGCCACACAGGGCCCAAGGGACAGAAGGGCAGCGTGGGTGCCCCAGGGGAGCGCTGCAAGAGCCACTACGCTGCCTTCTCGGTGGGCCGCAAGAAACCCCTGCACAGCAACGACTACTACCAGACCCTGATCTTCGACACGGAGTTTGTTAACCTCTACGACCACTTCAACATGTTCACGGGCAAGTTTTACTGCTACGTCCCTGGGATCTACTACTTCAGCCTGAACGTGCACACCTGGAACCAGAAGGAGACCTACCTGCACATCATGCGCAACGGGGTGGAGGTGGTGATCCTCTATGCCCAGGTGAGCGACCGCAGCATCATGCAGAGCCAGAGCGTcatgctggagctgcaggagcaggatgaGGTCTGGGTGCGGCTCTACAAGGGCGAGCGCGAGAACGCAGTTTTCAGCGACGAATACGACACTTACATCACCTTCAGCGGCCACCTCATCAAGTACAGCGGAGACCCCTGA